In Argiope bruennichi chromosome 4, qqArgBrue1.1, whole genome shotgun sequence, the sequence attataaaagttatttataccATCCATGCTTGTTATAATCAagaactttaatattatttaatcattctatcaattaatattaaatatattgttttagtataaataataataatacttaaatacaCATGTTCACATACAATACCCCAGTGGCCATAGTTGAGGAATTTGCAATGGAGGATTATCTCTACCATGTGTGCTCTTAACtattattcaaaagaagaaaGACTGAAGTATACATTAGTAGCAACTTATTGCTGCATTCAGGCTAATTGCTGGATGTTTGCATGTCCCTACcctgaatgaaatataaatgtcaaGCAATTTCTTAAAATCCTCTGAAATGGCAACCTATCCTTCTAGATTTTAGAATGTTATTACCAAGATGGCATAACCCAAAGTAGTATCTTATAGTATTACTTTCACCTCGAGTTATTTTTAAGTTGCTTTGACTAACAATAGATATACACTAGTTCAATTATCAAGAATCTTCAAGTCATGGGATTTGAAACTCTTGAAATAATGAGACTAAGTGAAATCAGAGCACCATAAAACATTTCAGCACTGTTGTCTGTATATGAGAAAAACCTTTGATGAGAAATCTTTTACATAtgcagatgaaataaataaaatgcactgATATAGTCAATGACAGTAgtcaaataaaaaagttacagaTCACAGCTGAAAGACATAATACCTATTTCCACAGTTTTCAAAACTGttggtgaaaattttaaatgggtcacaacaatattttcaattcacATATATATCTCCAAAACTTTCAAACAAGAGATGaggaaaaattatatcaataataacattttttttttcttgtttcccTCTCTCACCttcacaaaaattctttttaggtcataaaatattttctgaaagataATGTGCAGttcatttctataaattcttTACTCTGAGGATGACTGGATCATCATAGATTCGGTTTCCAAAAAGTGAgttgtaatgtttaaaaattgtggAACCTTGCTTGTGTCTATGCATTAAAGAACAATacaaagaaagatataaaataaaatcatttgatatgCAAAggtttattacatataatatttatcatttttactttcaactttaattcagtttaaatatttaactgaatgtAAATATACAATCACTAACATTGATCATTTTTGGTTATGATATGGAGGTTCCTTATTTATCATTATCGCCCTTTAATATTCttcttgaaaaaaagaagaaagacatTTTAGTTCAAAACTCTACTATAAATTTACTGGGAAAATAAAGTAAGAACATGTTGcttattgtagaaaaaaaataatggaaagagaaaaagaagctaaaaatgcACAGAACACcgtgaaactgaaataaaaagaagagtCTTGAATTTAtggcttacatttttttatatacatgaaatttaaaataatagataaatagtGATAAGAATCCCCTTCCTCTCAATATGTAAATTTCTTTCCaataaaaaagcagaaaacaaagttaaaaaaaagtacattctAAAGTGTTAATATAAATCATCACactatttcataagaaataataacatttacactcaataaagataataagttttaaacattttaattacaatgcATTATGATTATTTTAGCTGTTGTTTgctgaataaaacaaattaattaggcataaataaaatttaatataatatgtgtaAATAgccaaatacataaaatattagtttGTGATCATAAAagactgaattattttttcattcaaaataaaatatgttcatataAATCAAATACATACAATAgccaaaaatacatatataaaaaaattagttgcaGATTTTAAATGACCATATTATTTCTCCATTCAATACAaaacaacttattaaaaaaactaagaaatttgtaataatttttaagaaaatcaaacaatgaaagctgaatttgagaaaataattatttcagacgcataattttactaaataaaagaaatatgttttaaaacattttccagaATTGTAAAGGAAGTACAAATAGTAACTCTGAATAtcgataaagtaaaataattaataactaggTTAAATAAGtcgttacaaataaaattatgaaatccatattaatttgattaacattcttctataaaaaataaaatcatcatttaacgataacaaataaaaatgaatcacaaaatgcattcatataaaaatatttacgagTCGAAGATAAATATAGATTGTTTAAATTTAGTGAATAACTGAATCTTCGTAACGAATACAAAAACTGAGGCACGATATTTGCCGGCATGGCAAAGGTAAAAACAGCATAGCAAtatccatttcttttaaaaatagaaataaaaaaatatcatttcttacattacaataattaatttcaaaacatttaaactaaattttaaagatacaaataaaataaaatcatgtaaatCATCATACCAACTAATTCTACCGAAGCATCAGTAAACGTAAACAAATACAGAGTTCGTTCATTTCCGATTACGATAATGATACGAAAATTGGTTTCGATTTCAtaccaaatgaaatatttagaataaaactaaaattacttaaaaacacTGATAGAAAAGTTTGAATTCAGAATTGGAGTttataaaaacgatttgaataattcatgtttttttaaaagatggttaaaaaacaaaaccttttttttttaaaaaatagctaataATACGTTAAAAGGTAGAAAACATCTCATCTCCTTCAACATGTTTTTCTGCCAGATGTTTGCGTTTACAATGTTTCGATTTCTGCAGAAGTTTGCTATTTAATATCATGTGGaaatattgatgtaaattatttagATGCTTGTGAACAAGCATAGAAACTTTTTGATAAAcaaagattaatatatatatattttgagttttcctaaacaatttgaaattgttttgacTTTCAATATGTCCGATCCAACTTTGGTTATTGGAGTTGCTATCCTTGTTGTCGCCGTTATTTTAGCAGTTGTTACTTACTTAAGTAAAAAACGACCGTCTCCGGTTATAAATGAAGCAggtttgtttcaattttaaagatgtatatactatataacaattatatttttaaaaaacacttccTTATTTCAtctgttatttctttaaataatgattcaTGAGAAGTATTAAAATGATCATtcgtgtttttatattttctagaattgaTTTCTAGATATTACTAACATATTAAGAGATCGAGtttctttcttgtatataatagattgaaataaagagaaaattttaaactgtcaatttttttgtaatgaattcaattggtgaatattaaaataaggaaaaattttaggattttgatttttaattagttttaaaggtGCTACAGTATACTACTCTCCTTCCCcaatgtttattataaatgtcATTTGTGTTTGACATCTCAATCATGCTGTTCAATTAGAATTgtgttattgatttaaaatagcatttcctcaatagtattatataaaatgtatttatagctTGATTTCTTATTTGAGATTAATGggtttttggtttttaaaaaaatcaaaattttctcttataataaaaaaaattatttaacaatatataaagtgtCAGTTACACTATGTGTATTGTCAATGTATCTGATATTGTTAATAATTACCATTTATATACaactaacatttttatatatgttattaagtatttataatttgtttagtcatgaaatttttggttaatttatgaatgaaattcagtGAAACTAACTTATCTTGtcttattaactaaaaattttatgatcACATTTGAATCAGTttcaaatttactgaaattttctgAGTTCAGATGTATATTTGCTGATGCTGAAATTATAAGATTTGAAGAATATGttgttaataaaaatcaaatctttttccttaatcttgctttttttttttttttttttgaaaaaatgattttaagttcTAAAGGAAATGGGATAACttgaatatatttgaacttgTGGGTAGTAGAAATACATTTGGTCTTTCTTATGTTAGATTCTTCAATATTagtaaaaggaatatatatatatatgtgtgtgtgtgtatgtgagtAATTTCATCCTTAAGATTATTCAGTTCATTGTTAATTAACTCTCAGTTGCCCTTTCCCACCTCccactttgaaatatatttgaagtcgcctcattttttttttttttttttctttatgtaataccaaaatttttattagatggaAAGATTATAGAAGTACTTGAATTTTAGAAGGTCCAAGctaagtcaattttttaaatgaggatggaaaaatacagataaagttgcagatatttttctgtCTGTAAGAAGTCCATATGGTTAATAACacttacttaaaataattaatattaaaagagaaaaagaactatttcagtaaaattatttttaaaaatttaatatacttgttTTATACTTCAGAACGTTTGTATCGCATGCATGCATGCATCGTACTGGGAAAttacactaaaattaattttatttattagtgaaactgcaaaattttgtgaagatagaaaacatttctattaattatttcccATTTCATTAGCTCAAAGGCCAAGACCTATACCAGTCTTACGAGGTGCTGGTGTGGAAGGTCCAAGAAGAGCAGGCAGAAATATTAGAGCAAGAATGCGTGCTGCTGCTTCCAGAAATGTAGATGAAGgtcaatataatttatataagtttaacatttgtaatttttatatttgacattTGTAATTTGTCtgatcagtttatttttattttattttatttttatgctttttgaaCATTTTCATCATGGCAATTCTGCAACTGTGTTATTAGGCAATAAGAATTTGATACACCATCACAATGCTCATCTATTATGATTAAAATCtgtataaattctttattctattatatcatattttgaaaaatgtttagacTGATTATTAACAAAGGAGACGAAAATAAGTAAATTCATATGCAATCTATATAGATCACAAATCATATCTTCTGTTAATGTGAAAGTGACAAATCAGTTTTAAGGCTTAACATTTATAGGTGgggatattaaattattacttacatgcttaaaaatctttgaaaatgttttccaGGATGAATAATTGTACCTAGAGTTACCAGTCTTGGTAGTTACTTCTTGAGTTATAGATGCTCACTGCTAGTtcacattcagaaaaaaaaaaccaaattttatttagatttttaatttcaatattcctCCTCCAATAATTCTAAAacttattaccaaaaaaaatcccttttacaACACCacaaattcaaaaaagtaattgtttaataatatcaattaatttatttctgtacgattcttttctataattagtaataatctgttaaaaatcttttattttacaataatatttttcattgtttttgttattGGATTTATTCTGGTATTCATTGCAACAATAGTCAATACAATTTTTTGTAGTACACCATCactgatataattaaaagtaaaaataaaatataaaaatgaatccctctttaaaaaatatgctatggTGTTTCAGACTAAAGAGTTAATtaactttactttttataatatatttgagtAACAGAATTTCATCATGTCTTTAaaactaattcttatttttttagaagaagaGGAGGAAGAAGAAGACTTTTTAGCTGATGATATATCAGTTCCTGAAGGTAAAATTGGagcaaagaaaaggaaaaagctTGAATTGAAAGCTGAGAAACGTAGAGATAGAGaagtaaatttacttttatatttcccCTCCATTATAGATAACCATGATTTTGGAATTCTGAGTTTAGAGTATTGGTCATAAAAAGTgaatcttgtattttattttcatttattcatagttaaaataaatagaatcattttaAAGTAGACAGAAAGTAGGTTTAATTTGTGTcctatttattgattatttcttttctattcaaaatgtttaaaaatgtaatcttaaatttaatttcatgaaaagtatgtattatatcatatttttcattgcaatgcataaattaaattattgcttaagtatatgattttctaaattttgaattcttttgtgATTATGAACTTAATGCTGCAGTAATATTTTTCACTGAGATCTTAGTGTTaactgatttaaaaacatttaggtAAAAAGATACATTAGtcataaacttaaatttttagaatgggaaattattatcaattgcaaattattaatttcataatcagtatgtatttttaaaccattttcaaatgtattaaaatcatgTCTATTTTAAGAAACACCCATGCATTCTCTTTGTCTAATatttatctgtaataaaaaaaatatatgaaattttattcacagaACATAtgtcacaaatataaaatatattattttgaatgcattaagCTAAAGAAGgggattatttattttcatttaagaaaacatattgTTTGCCAAAAACAGtgaattaatatgttaaatatatatgttattaatttttattttatttgattacaaacattcaaatttctatttgatattcagaaatcatttatatatcaGTATTTTATTCAGGAAACTGTTGTAGATGCTTATGATTCATGGTTTTGTTTGTAGTATATTGACTTGAGAaccaatactttctttatatgtACTCATCTCattcttaaaattgaatatgACTAAAATGCATGCAGAATATGTTGAAGCTTGCTAAGGATAAAAGATGTTATAACTCGAGGAAGAACAAtggtttaaatgatttattatttttaaaaataaaaatagataagatATGTCCAAGATATGTTGATAATGAGATTATTAAACTTTGCTAGAGTGGATATGTGAAAGTTTAATATCACTGCATGGAATATAGTTGAAGGGGGGGGgaatagacatttttattaaaatgtatagatttttttttttttttaatccaaggAAAGCTAATTTTGTATAGTAATCTTACTTCTGGTTgtactttattctttttcaaactccattgtatttgttatttttgattaaaaatgttttaatgtaataaaggcttttgatacattttcatgttcatggagaaaaaaaaacattaaattaattaattatcttaatgaatgaataataggAAAAGATTTCCactattagtaaaaaaattagggaaatgcttTTTTGcctcaatttctttattttattttcttgaaagctAAATGGCGACATTTAATTATCTCTagtggaataataattttttttttgtatcttttaatttcatcaaattatatttttgtcactcagtgaaacattttatataatgcagataatttttttaatctcttaattaatcttttttttgttcataaaataatcaaatttagccagttttttttattattaatttagggTTATCATTAATTTCTTTGAGTTAATGAAccttttatgcaaaatatatttttactttgataatCTTGCTTGCATCTCAAACATACTTAATTTTaggattatttagaaatgtaCTTATGTCATCCAAAtgttagtaaataatataaatgggAATGATTCTTATATTTTGTTCATATAACAGTAGAagcatgaaatttcaatatcagtgtatatttagattttcacattaaataaaattaaattataaggaatttttaaagctttaaaaaaaggtatcccaCCAGAGATTGCTTAAAACTATCTTGTTTTTAGCTAAATTATgggcatttttgaaaaaattactattttcatttAAGAGAGAACTGGAAGAAAGGGAAGAGAGAAAGCAACGTCAAAAAGAAATAGAAGAGCGTAAGAGAAAAGAAGAACTGAAGCAACaagaagaagagaaaaagaaagtatGTTGCATGATATAAGCATACCATATagtgtcaaaaaataaaattggaatagaattctttgcattgaaattttaaaaatgaacattgttttcaaatatttttaaaaaaatgaaaaggaggGAAATGCCAGATGGAAATGTCAATTAATACTGACAAAGTTTTTATGGTATATTTTCATACTGGgcctattttattgtttttatttttgaatagcttggttataaatttttgtttgtctaTTAATATAAAGTATCATTAAAATACAAGAAACAGATATGTGGATTTCTTTTTTAGAAGTGTTGACCGAGAgattcattttcagaattctcctttgaaaaacatgtaaacgttatatttatttaatacattatttctcaatttttttttcaacttgcaTATTATTCCTTGATCTATCATCACTGCTTAATGTACCCCTGCTgcaccttcttttttttttcttatttttcaatccGGTGGCGAATTTCTGTTTAGGTTATTAGGCTGAAGGGCTGTTGGCaagttgattaaaaatgttattagcctaattgccaaataaatgaaTGTGTAAAATATAGACTatctatgaattatgaaatattaggataatattaacattccATTAAGTATAATTGAACAAGATCAATCTATTTCATTACTTGCTTTTTGTGcttttacagtatttataaacattgaGTTTCTACTTAAGAAATATTGCACACCGATTGGGATATTGGATGCTGTGTGTTCATGAATCATAATAAacgaatatataaaatcatatatatatatatatattaatctaaaaatcattaacacattgattaaagttaaaagtgtgttgaaatttaaatctgaacTGGCTGTTTCATTAAATGAGAAGTCACATAATGGATACTGACTAGGGCTGTATCAGCTGATTAGGGCTTGCCCTAAATCCTccattatatcttttttttcctgCATAACTTCTCAAGTCACTTCATGTGCTTTTGTGAGGGTCCATGTACCATAAGTTGGAAATGTTGATTTTATAGTAACATATAATACAATTTCTTTGTtgcaaacaatatataaaaaaattaaaatttagtgttaatttatgataaaacaaatataataaagaaaaatcaatttatgccTTGTACTAATAGTAGAATGTTTATTTCTTAGGTATGCCAtgggaaaaaaatctcaaaacttttaattgatgaaaaaaatactatttacatGTTATTCTAATGATATTTACAAATCCATTATATTTTAgaacagtttaaaataattctaatttgtaagacatttttttttaattgcaactaGACTTTATGGGTAATGAAAATGATcaatctagaaaaaaattgctctttaaaattactttagaattcaaaaatgatatatctTTCTAATGAGGTTTTAatgactatttttatttaatctagcAAGTGATATTTACTATAATTGGTATTTAATTGATGTGATAGTGAATCCATTATGATATTgtgacatttttgtaattatgtttctAGAATCATTGAAGTAGCACTAATTTGATGGTGATGGCTCAATGTCAGTAGATAATCCATGGAATCTAAAAAGTTATTTAGACAAAACATTAAATGATggtataaaatggattttaaattctttagtaGTGCTTCATATCAAAAGCATGCTTTCAATACATTCATTGGGGGGGGGATCTTTTATCTTCCTTTTCCAAAGTTATATTACCACTTAATCTCATTGATGTAAACAGGGAAAGAAATATATCTTGGCATTTACTGTGGTAGGTTTCCTTCATATTTTATTGAGATAAAAGCTGTAAATTACTTATAATGTTCATGCataaaaaagtattcataaaaccgattttaattaatttttttctgtaggaagaagaagaaaaggcTTTAAAAGAAGagcaagaaagaaaagaatatgaagaatacctaaaattaaaggaaagtttTGCTATTGAAGAAGAAGGCTTTGATCAAGAAGAGAATGCAGATGAAGTAAGTTTTGTCTTTTGTCTTGTagaatgtaagaaataaatttgttttgttttgtataagacaaaatttataattgtttctaaACTTCTCAATGATGAAAATTGTTAttgctttcactatttttttaataaataatttatattaagaatgtaattcaatatatttggtttgtagaaaattatttatcatattctgTGCGAtaaaaggtatttatttatttacagggaaacaaatttcaagaattcattgattatataaaagtgagttgtttttttttatctcttaagcTCTATATAATTTGTTCAtcagttttgtttttgttatactttataaatttatatttatgtattttaatatttattttagagccAAAAAGTTGTGTTGATGGAAGATTTGGCTTCTAGATTTAAACTTAAAACACAggtatttaaatgtttgttttaatttttatttttgttaaattaccaTGACTGAAATACTTAccattatgcatttttaaaaattttcattcaatttctgttgatgcaaatttaattataaatatttttattgggaaacataaattttgaatatgtttttcaaaataattgctgctctattatttcaatttcatttcttttatatttatgaagttctctctttatttaataaggaatttttggtacattaatttgaatttaattttaaacagaaagagATCTTGGTagtaaaaattaatggaaatgttAAAGTATAAGCATCAACAAACAAATTtgcattagaataatttttttttttaatatgatagtgAGTTTATGATATGATAGTTTTTATGATAGTGAGACTTCCCTTATCACACTGCattctttatattcattaattcacTTCAGttgtaaaaaaacaatttcattttaattgtatatatctgtattttatgtatttaaaatataacagggTATGTTAACTTTTTGGAAAAATCTCcatatgtagaaaaaaatcttggtaaacagaattaatttaagtaatacaAAGTTCGCAGtcagtgaaatttttgttttctgcaGAGATCTGACTGTATTTGTATCAGACATAATGTATAACTTGATGATTTAtatcttgaagaaaattttgatattgtaataataaaaaagtattgatatGATAAGATATAAGGCATGAATTACACCTATGAAGAAAAGTGTGTTTCTTTATACACATAAAGTGCACATAAATTTGAATTGCATGCATTGTGTTATTCATTGTCCCTTTCAGTAGTCTTTTTGTCTCTTGTCTCAATGCAaactatagaaagaaaaatatttaagctttattCTTGATTAATTCAATATCTCAAAGTATTAGTAAtgtattagataataataatcagaataactattttaatcataatgCCAATCTTGACtctaatttttgattataactcaaatttatgagaaaaaaaaaattgcaagaaaccAAAGAGAAACTAATTCTTAAATATACTTCATTGAtctctgaattaaatttaaatatgggCTGCATATTTCGAGCAGGCAACTGTTGAAAGTGATTTTAGC encodes:
- the LOC129965551 gene encoding DDRGK domain-containing protein 1-like isoform X2, whose product is MSDPTLVIGVAILVVAVILAVVTYLSKKRPSPVINEAAQRPRPIPVLRGAGVEGPRRAGRNIRARMRAAASRNVDEEEEEEEDFLADDISVPEGKIGAKKRKKLELKAEKRRDRERELEEREERKQRQKEIEERKRKEELKQQEEEKKKEEEEKALKEEQERKEYEEYLKLKESFAIEEEGFDQEENADEGNKFQEFIDYIKSQKVVLMEDLASRFKLKTQEAIDRVQELLAQEWLVGVIDDRGKFIYITKEELEAVAHFIRQRGRVSIAELVECSNSLINLTPDSPETVQVSS
- the LOC129965551 gene encoding DDRGK domain-containing protein 1-like isoform X1; protein product: MSDPTLVIGVAILVVAVILAVVTYLSKKRPSPVINEAAQRPRPIPVLRGAGVEGPRRAGRNIRARMRAAASRNVDEEEEEEEEDFLADDISVPEGKIGAKKRKKLELKAEKRRDRERELEEREERKQRQKEIEERKRKEELKQQEEEKKKEEEEKALKEEQERKEYEEYLKLKESFAIEEEGFDQEENADEGNKFQEFIDYIKSQKVVLMEDLASRFKLKTQEAIDRVQELLAQEWLVGVIDDRGKFIYITKEELEAVAHFIRQRGRVSIAELVECSNSLINLTPDSPETVQVSS